CTGGCGCCGGAGCCCACCTCCGAGCCACCGAAGAAGGAGGTAGACATGCCCGCGACCGACGCCGCCCTGGCGGAGATGGACCTCTCCTCCCGGCAGCTCTTCGACAACTCCGACGTCGGGGTGGCCGTTCGTCTCCGCGACTTCATGGCGCGCGACGGCGGGGGGGTGCGGTACGCGGACGGACTGGGCTTCCTCGTCTGGGATGGCACGATCTGGGTTCCGGGAGCGAAGCGGGTACGAAGCTCTCTCCACCTCCTGGGCGCGGAGCTGCTGGCGTCGGGAGAGGATGCCGACCGTCGGCTGGCGCTGAAGGCGCTGACGAACCGCTCGATCGACGCCGTCATGAAGGAGCTTCCCTCCGTCCCTGGCGTGCCGGTGGAGGCGAGTGACTTCGACGCCCGTCACGATCTGCTGTCCGTGGCGAACGGGACGATCAACCTCCGCACGGGGCAGCTCCACCCACACAGCCCGGACGACATGATCACGAAGCGGCTCTCCGTCGCCTACCACCCGGACGCCCCTGCGGAGAGGTGGGGCCAGTTCCTGACGGAGGTGTTCCCCGGACACCCGGACCTGCCGGCGTACATGCAGCGCCTCGTCGGCTACGGCTGCACCGGGTCGACGTCGGAGCACTGCTTCGCCTTCATGCATGGGCAGGGGAGCAACGGGAAGTCGGTGTTCCTGGACGCTCTGATCTACGTCTTCAAGGGCGTCACGCAGGCGACGCAGTTCTCCACCTTCGAGAAGTCAGTGAGCGTCGGCCAGGCGTCGCCGGAGCTGGCCTCTCTCCGCGGAGCGCGGCTTGTGACGGCGAGCGAGACGGAGAAGTACAGCCGCCTCGCGGAGGCTCTCGTGAAGCAGCTCACGGGGGGCGATCCGATTACGTGCCGCTTCCTGAACCAGAACCCGTTCACGTACGTCCCCAGCTTCCTGCTCATGGTCGCCGGTAACTTCAAGCCGGCCATCCTGTCGCAGGACGAGGGGACCTGGCGCCGGGTCAAGCTGATCCCCTTCGACGCGACGTTCTCCTACGCGCTGGGCAACAAGGACACCACGCTCCCTGCCAAGCTCCGCGACGAGGCGGAGGGGATCCTCGCGTGGGCCGTGGCCGGCGCCGTGGAGTGGTACGCGAACGGACTGGGAGAGCCCTCCTCCGTCGCCACGGCAACTCAGGCGTACCGGGAGTCGGAGGACCGGCTCCAGGAGTTCCTGAACGCGTGCTGCGTCCGCGAGGACGGCGCACGAGTGGCTCCCATGGCAATCCGCCGGACGTACGCGGAGTGGGCGGAGGATGCCGGCCTGGACCGCAAGGAGCGGCTCTCGGGGTGGGCC
This DNA window, taken from Streptomyces nitrosporeus, encodes the following:
- a CDS encoding phage/plasmid primase, P4 family translates to MSAKMKELGLNPSDFFNVDSQGMKTISAKAPETVGPGEIAGLRMLIDETSAALAASDEATTYLAGRFGLTVDQAEDLGVGYAAPGDRPQPWLSRGFTRHPRITVPLYGFDGVARGLQGRDIGGKCPARWVSLTNPDGRTWAKWGLLRSGAGFDTVLVTEGPGDALTAVGAGYDAVAVRGAGLARNAALVAELAAGLRDLDVVICGDRDRAGAGFTDSLAEALVKAGVMVRRLEIPHEGDDLTDWRKRDAEAFPAAFHAVVRSASVVDLAPEPTSEPPKKEVDMPATDAALAEMDLSSRQLFDNSDVGVAVRLRDFMARDGGGVRYADGLGFLVWDGTIWVPGAKRVRSSLHLLGAELLASGEDADRRLALKALTNRSIDAVMKELPSVPGVPVEASDFDARHDLLSVANGTINLRTGQLHPHSPDDMITKRLSVAYHPDAPAERWGQFLTEVFPGHPDLPAYMQRLVGYGCTGSTSEHCFAFMHGQGSNGKSVFLDALIYVFKGVTQATQFSTFEKSVSVGQASPELASLRGARLVTASETEKYSRLAEALVKQLTGGDPITCRFLNQNPFTYVPSFLLMVAGNFKPAILSQDEGTWRRVKLIPFDATFSYALGNKDTTLPAKLRDEAEGILAWAVAGAVEWYANGLGEPSSVATATQAYRESEDRLQEFLNACCVREDGARVAPMAIRRTYAEWAEDAGLDRKERLSGWALAVELESRGFTKDKRKGSWGFNGLRLMTDEERSIASRLAEDVDETPEDIGSTDIFNQPKEAA